From Apium graveolens cultivar Ventura chromosome 9, ASM990537v1, whole genome shotgun sequence, the proteins below share one genomic window:
- the LOC141683039 gene encoding protein EXORDIUM-like 7 has translation MHRFSLLLLSFFCFASLALSWNYRQFEEPENYEGSSDLVNLQYHMGPVLAYPINLYIIWYGNWNPSHRATIKDFIYSLSSTAPSPSVSDWWQTVRLYTDQTNSNITANIKLSGEFHDTYYSHGRYLRRLTMQSIIKHAALPLNYQNGVYLVLTSADVQVQDFCREVCGFHYFTFAVIVGATVPYAWVGYSGTQCPGLCAYPFAWPKYSGKPPPSTGNGANNIMRAPNGDPGVDGMISVIAHELAEMSSNPLVNAWYAGEDPSAPTEIADLCVGVFGSGAGGGFVGEVYKDSWGDGYNVNGVKGRKFLVQWVWDPVKRRCFGPNAMD, from the coding sequence ATGCACAGATTTTCTTTGCTTCTGCTCTCTTTTTTCTGTTTTGCTTCTTTAGCTCTTTCATGGAACTACCGACAATTTGAAGAACCCGAAAATTATGAAGGCTCTTCTGATCTTGTCAACCTTCAGTATCATATGGGTCCAGTTCTTGCATATCCTATAAATCTGTACATTATTTGGTATGGGAATTGGAACCCAAGTCATCGAGCTACGATAAAAGACTTcatatattcattatcttctaCTGCACCTTCTCCTTCTGTCTCCGATTGGTGGCAAACTGTTCGCCTTTACACTGATCAAACCAACTCTAACATCACAGCAAACATCAAACTCTCTGGTGAATTTCACGACACGTATTACTCACATGGCAGGTATCTAAGACGTCTAACAATGCAATCTATTATCAAGCATGCTGCATTGCCCTTAAATTATCAGAATGGTGTGTATTTAGTGCTAACGTCTGCTGATGTTCAAGTCCAGGATTTTTGTAGGGAGGTCTGTGGTTTTCACTATTTCACATTTGCGGTTATTGTTGGTGCCACAGTGCCTTATGCATGGGTTGGTTATAGTGGCACTCAGTGCCCTGGCTTATGTGCTTACCCTTTTGCATGGCCTAAGTATTCGGGTAAGCCACCGCCTAGTACAGGAAATGGTGCCAACAATATCATGAGGGCGCCAAATGGCGATCCTGGTGTGGATGGAATGATTAGTGTGATTGCACATGAGCTGGCAGAGATGTCAAGTAATCCTCTAGTGAATGCATGGTATGCTGGGGAAGATCCAAGTGCGCCTACTGAGATAGCGGATCTGTGTGTCGGTGTGTTTGGATCAGGTGCAGGTGGAGGGTTTGTGGGAGAAGTGTACAAGGACTCGTGGGGAGACGGGTATAATGTGAATGGAGTGAAAGGAAGGAAGTTCCTTGTTCAGTGGGTTTGGGATCCTGTTAAGAGAAGATGTTTTGGACCTAATGCTATGGATTAG